From the Streptomyces sp. KMM 9044 genome, one window contains:
- a CDS encoding non-ribosomal peptide synthetase encodes MFAGRADDQVKVRGFRIEPGEVQAVLAAHPGVGQAAVLAREDAPGEVRLVAYVVADDEDVEYAAFADSVRSFAAARLPEHMVPSAVLVLEALPLTGNGKLDRAALPAPDYAAAAGTSGSGRGPATVQEEILCQAFAQVLGVERVGVDDDFFTLGGHSLLAVSLVELLRGRGVSVSVRALFQTPTPAGLAQAAGPDAVEVPENRIPDGAERITPDMLPLVDLAVEEVERIVAAVDGGAANIADIYPLAPLQEGLFFHHLLQADGDANGYAAPAVIQFDSRQRLDACLRALQRVVNRHDIYRTAFVWQALREPVQVVTRQATLPVTEVTLDPQGSDAAEQLIAATGSVMDIGRAPLIDVHIAAEPDGGGQWLAALRLHHLVQDRTAQDVLLEEMDAFLSGREDALPEPLPFRNFVAQARLGVTRAEHEAYFAGLLGDVEETTAPYGLMDVHGDGSGVVRSYLGVEEEVGRRVREVARSLGVSAASVFHLAWARVLATVSGRDDVVFGTVLFGRMNAGAGADRVPGLFINTLPVRVRVGAEGVGQALEGVRDQLAELLVHEHAPLTLAQQASGMPGGSPLFTSIFNYRHSRRPTTKASLEADTPSRGVRMLLSRDATNYPVAVSVDQRDSGFGLTVDAVGSVDGQALCQLLHTCLDNLVTAIEDDPDSPLTAVDISGETERRRLLVDWNDTSVSVGGESVLGLFEAQVVRAPDAIAVVCEGAELSYAALDARANRLARFLLVQGVGAESVVGLCLPRGVETLVGMLAVWKAGAGYLPVDAGHPAERIAFMLADSRAVLTLTTEEILEDLPAGRHRLVAVDGALVGMQLAGLEDTAPEVSIDPGQVAYVVYTSGSTGRPKGVAVTQGGLANYVGSVPARVGFDRPGGGFAVLQGQATDLGNTTIFAALVCGGVLHFLAEDTVTDPALVRGYVADHGIEGVKAVPSHVAALGAPVFESVGSLVLGGESAPPALVGDLLAAGGGRVFNHYGPTETTIGVATTELSAGDVAAGVVPVGRPVANTRFYVLDEYLAPVPVGVVGELYVAGAQLARGYVGRPGLTGERFVACPYGSGGERMYRTGDRARWTVDGRLVFAGRADDQVKVRGFRIEPGEVQAVLAAHPGVGQAAVLAREDAPGEVRLVAYVVPDQAKDNASDGLVQDLRDFAAGQLPEHMVPSAVVVLNGLPLTVNGKLDRKALPAPEYTSAGGRGPATEQEQLLCRAFARVLGVERVGVDDDFFALGGHSLLATRLISEVREELGAELPIRAVFDARTPAELATRLAQQGNSRQKARPALRPMRSQEES; translated from the coding sequence GTGTTCGCGGGGCGTGCTGATGATCAGGTGAAGGTGCGGGGGTTCCGGATCGAGCCGGGTGAGGTGCAGGCGGTGCTGGCCGCGCACCCGGGGGTCGGGCAGGCGGCAGTGCTCGCGCGGGAGGACGCACCGGGCGAGGTACGCCTGGTGGCCTACGTGGTGGCTGATGACGAGGACGTCGAGTATGCGGCGTTTGCTGATTCGGTGCGGTCGTTCGCTGCTGCCCGGCTGCCGGAGCATATGGTGCCGTCGGCGGTGCTGGTGCTCGAGGCGTTGCCGCTGACGGGTAACGGCAAGCTCGACCGTGCTGCTCTGCCGGCCCCGGACTACGCCGCGGCGGCGGGCACGAGCGGTTCCGGTCGTGGGCCGGCAACGGTGCAGGAGGAGATCCTGTGCCAGGCCTTCGCCCAGGTCCTGGGCGTCGAGCGGGTCGGTGTCGACGACGACTTCTTCACCCTCGGCGGGCATTCGCTGCTGGCGGTGTCGCTGGTGGAGCTGCTGCGGGGCCGGGGTGTGTCGGTGTCGGTGCGGGCGTTGTTCCAGACGCCGACGCCGGCGGGTCTGGCGCAGGCGGCCGGGCCGGATGCGGTCGAGGTGCCGGAGAACCGGATCCCGGACGGTGCCGAGCGGATCACCCCGGACATGCTTCCCCTGGTCGACCTGGCGGTTGAGGAGGTCGAGCGGATCGTCGCGGCCGTCGACGGCGGCGCAGCCAACATCGCCGACATCTATCCGTTGGCTCCTTTGCAGGAGGGGTTGTTCTTCCACCACCTGCTGCAGGCAGACGGTGATGCGAACGGGTACGCGGCACCGGCCGTCATCCAATTCGACTCGCGGCAGCGTCTCGACGCTTGCCTTCGAGCGCTGCAGCGGGTGGTGAACAGGCACGACATCTACCGCACGGCGTTCGTGTGGCAGGCGCTGCGCGAGCCGGTCCAGGTGGTGACGCGCCAGGCGACACTGCCAGTCACCGAAGTCACCCTCGACCCGCAAGGCTCCGATGCTGCCGAACAGTTGATTGCTGCGACTGGCTCGGTGATGGACATCGGAAGGGCTCCGCTGATCGACGTGCACATCGCCGCCGAACCTGACGGAGGTGGTCAGTGGCTGGCTGCGCTGCGCCTGCATCATCTGGTCCAGGACCGCACCGCACAGGACGTGCTGCTGGAGGAGATGGATGCGTTTCTGTCGGGGCGCGAGGATGCGCTGCCGGAGCCGTTGCCGTTCCGCAACTTCGTGGCTCAGGCACGTCTCGGCGTCACCCGCGCGGAGCACGAGGCCTACTTCGCCGGCCTGCTCGGCGATGTCGAGGAGACCACCGCTCCTTACGGCCTGATGGATGTGCATGGCGACGGTAGCGGCGTGGTGCGTTCCTACCTCGGTGTGGAGGAGGAGGTGGGCCGCCGGGTGCGGGAGGTGGCCCGCTCGCTGGGCGTGAGTGCGGCGAGTGTGTTCCATCTGGCGTGGGCGCGGGTGCTCGCGACGGTCAGCGGCCGGGACGACGTGGTGTTCGGCACCGTGCTGTTCGGGCGGATGAACGCGGGTGCGGGTGCGGACCGGGTGCCGGGCCTGTTCATCAATACGTTGCCGGTGCGGGTACGGGTCGGTGCTGAGGGTGTGGGCCAGGCGCTGGAGGGTGTGCGGGATCAGCTGGCCGAGCTGCTGGTGCACGAGCACGCGCCGTTGACGCTGGCGCAGCAGGCCAGCGGGATGCCGGGTGGCAGCCCGCTGTTCACCTCGATCTTCAACTACCGGCACAGCAGGCGCCCCACCACCAAGGCCAGCCTGGAAGCGGACACACCATCCAGGGGCGTCAGGATGCTGCTCTCCCGTGATGCCACCAACTACCCCGTGGCCGTATCGGTCGACCAACGAGACTCCGGGTTCGGTCTGACCGTGGACGCGGTGGGCTCGGTGGACGGGCAGGCGCTGTGCCAGCTGCTGCACACCTGCCTGGACAACCTCGTCACCGCGATCGAGGACGACCCCGACAGCCCGCTGACGGCCGTCGACATCAGCGGCGAGACCGAGCGGCGCCGGCTGTTGGTGGACTGGAACGACACGTCTGTCTCCGTTGGTGGGGAGTCGGTGTTGGGGTTGTTCGAGGCGCAGGTGGTGCGTGCTCCGGACGCGATCGCAGTGGTGTGTGAGGGGGCGGAGCTCTCTTATGCGGCGTTGGATGCTCGGGCGAATCGGTTGGCTCGTTTCCTGTTGGTGCAGGGGGTGGGTGCGGAGTCGGTGGTGGGGCTGTGTCTGCCGCGTGGGGTGGAGACGTTGGTGGGGATGCTGGCGGTGTGGAAGGCGGGGGCGGGGTATCTGCCGGTGGATGCGGGGCATCCGGCGGAGCGGATCGCGTTCATGCTCGCGGACAGTCGTGCGGTGCTGACGTTGACGACGGAGGAGATTCTGGAGGATCTTCCGGCGGGGCGGCATCGTCTGGTGGCGGTCGACGGGGCGCTGGTGGGGATGCAGCTGGCCGGGCTGGAGGACACCGCGCCGGAGGTGTCGATCGATCCGGGGCAGGTGGCGTATGTGGTGTATACGTCGGGTTCGACGGGCCGTCCGAAGGGTGTGGCGGTCACGCAGGGCGGTCTGGCGAACTATGTGGGCTCGGTTCCGGCCCGGGTGGGCTTCGACCGGCCCGGTGGCGGGTTCGCGGTGCTGCAGGGACAGGCGACCGATCTGGGCAACACCACGATCTTCGCGGCTCTGGTGTGCGGGGGCGTCCTGCACTTCCTCGCCGAGGACACGGTGACGGACCCGGCGTTGGTGCGGGGGTATGTGGCCGACCATGGGATCGAGGGTGTGAAGGCGGTGCCCTCGCACGTGGCCGCTTTGGGTGCGCCGGTCTTCGAGTCGGTGGGATCACTGGTCCTGGGAGGCGAATCCGCACCCCCCGCCCTGGTGGGTGATCTGCTGGCCGCTGGTGGTGGGAGGGTGTTCAACCACTATGGTCCGACGGAGACGACCATCGGTGTCGCCACGACCGAGTTGTCGGCGGGGGATGTGGCGGCCGGGGTGGTTCCGGTGGGCCGGCCGGTGGCGAACACCCGCTTCTACGTCCTTGACGAGTATCTGGCGCCGGTGCCGGTGGGTGTGGTCGGGGAGCTGTATGTGGCGGGTGCGCAGTTGGCGCGGGGGTATGTGGGCCGGCCGGGCCTGACCGGGGAGCGTTTCGTGGCCTGCCCGTACGGGTCTGGTGGTGAGCGGATGTACCGGACGGGGGACCGCGCCCGCTGGACGGTCGATGGCCGTCTGGTGTTCGCGGGGCGTGCTGATGATCAGGTGAAGGTGCGGGGGTTCCGGATCGAGCCGGGTGAGGTGCAGGCGGTGCTGGCCGCGCACCCGGGGGTCGGGCAGGCGGCAGTGCTCGCGCGGGAGGACGCACCGGGCGAAGTACGCCTGGTGGCCTACGTCGTACCGGACCAGGCGAAAGACAACGCGTCCGATGGGCTCGTCCAGGACCTACGGGACTTCGCGGCCGGGCAGTTGCCGGAGCACATGGTGCCATCGGCGGTGGTGGTCCTGAACGGGCTGCCGTTGACGGTGAACGGAAAGCTGGACCGCAAGGCACTGCCCGCTCCGGAGTACACGAGTGCTGGGGGCCGTGGGCCGGCGACGGAGCAGGAGCAGCTCCTCTGCCGGGCGTTCGCCCGGGTCCTGGGCGTGGAGCGGGTCGGGGTGGATGACGACTTCTTCGCGCTCGGTGGGCATTCGCTGCTGGCGACCAGGCTGATCAGCGAAGTGCGTGAAGAGCTGGGAGCGGAATTGCCCATCCGTGCGGTCTTCGACGCCCGGACGCCGGCCGAACTCGCGACCCGACTCGCACAGCAAGGTAATAGCCGTCAAAAAGCTAGGCCCGCGCTGCGGCCGATGCGCAGCCAGGAGGAGTCCTGA
- a CDS encoding AMP-binding protein, translating to MGLCLPRGVETLVGMLAVWKAGAGYLPVDAGHPAERIAFMLADSRAVLTLTTEEILEDLPAGRHRLVAVDGALVGMQLAGLEDTAPEVSIDPGQVAYVVYTSGSTGRPKGVAVTQGGLANYVGSVPARVGFDRPGGGFAVLQGQATDLGNTTIFAALVCGGVLHFLAEDMVTDPALVRGYVADHGIEGVKAVPSHVAALGAPVFESVGSLVLGGESAPPALVGDLLAAGGGRVFNHYGPTETTIGVATTELSAGMWRPGWFRWAGRWRTPASTSLTSIWRRCRWVWSGSCMWRVRSWRGGMWAGRA from the coding sequence GTGGGGCTGTGTCTGCCGCGTGGGGTGGAGACGTTGGTGGGGATGCTGGCGGTGTGGAAGGCGGGGGCGGGGTATCTGCCGGTGGATGCGGGGCATCCGGCGGAGCGGATCGCGTTCATGCTCGCGGACAGTCGTGCGGTGCTGACGTTGACGACGGAGGAGATTCTGGAGGATCTTCCGGCGGGGCGGCATCGTCTGGTGGCGGTCGACGGGGCGCTGGTGGGGATGCAGCTGGCCGGGCTGGAGGACACCGCGCCGGAGGTGTCGATCGATCCGGGGCAGGTGGCGTATGTGGTGTATACGTCGGGTTCGACGGGCCGTCCGAAGGGTGTGGCGGTCACGCAGGGCGGTCTGGCGAACTATGTGGGCTCGGTTCCGGCCCGGGTGGGCTTCGACCGGCCCGGTGGCGGGTTCGCGGTGCTGCAGGGACAGGCGACCGATCTGGGCAACACCACGATCTTCGCGGCTCTGGTGTGCGGGGGCGTCCTGCACTTCCTTGCCGAGGACATGGTGACGGACCCGGCGTTGGTGCGGGGGTATGTGGCCGACCATGGGATCGAGGGTGTGAAGGCGGTGCCCTCGCACGTGGCCGCTTTGGGTGCGCCGGTCTTCGAGTCGGTGGGATCACTGGTCCTGGGAGGCGAATCCGCACCCCCCGCCCTGGTGGGTGATCTGCTGGCCGCTGGTGGTGGGAGGGTGTTCAACCACTATGGTCCGACGGAGACGACCATCGGTGTCGCCACGACCGAGTTGTCGGCGGGGATGTGGCGGCCGGGGTGGTTCCGGTGGGCCGGCCGGTGGCGAACACCCGCTTCTACGTCCTTGACGAGTATCTGGCGCCGGTGCCGGTGGGTGTGGTCGGGGAGCTGTATGTGGCGGGTGCGCAGTTGGCGCGGGGGTATGTGGGCCGGCCGGGCCTGA